A single genomic interval of Roseomonas aeriglobus harbors:
- a CDS encoding GNAT family N-acetyltransferase, translating to MSVAARIPLKFQVGARTVFSLDRQLVRVPLSLDDALADRRPALPPLSGADGYLVTSLPEPQAAAVAAVGQGMIAVLRQRYTRYYVDLSVGEGWWTGLSASTRSTLKRKAKKAGALTVHSYRTPNEMAAFHAIARGIAAKTYQERLLGAALPDTPAFVRAMTALAAADDVRAWTLDVDGAPAAYLYCPARGRDLIYEYVGHDPAFGALSVGTLLQVEALRDLLAEGRFARFDFTEGEGQHKRTLSTGGVACVDLLLLRRTLANRAAVAALGAFDGSVALAKRVVARAGLEALAKRVRRG from the coding sequence GTGAGTGTCGCAGCGCGGATACCGCTCAAATTTCAGGTCGGCGCGCGGACGGTCTTCAGCCTCGACCGGCAGTTGGTGCGCGTGCCATTGTCGCTCGACGATGCGCTGGCCGATCGCCGGCCGGCGCTGCCGCCGCTGTCGGGTGCCGACGGCTATCTCGTCACGTCGCTCCCCGAACCCCAGGCGGCGGCGGTCGCGGCGGTCGGGCAGGGGATGATCGCGGTTCTTCGCCAGCGTTACACCCGCTATTATGTCGACCTGTCGGTGGGGGAGGGCTGGTGGACCGGCCTGTCGGCCTCGACCCGCTCGACGCTCAAGCGCAAGGCGAAGAAGGCCGGCGCGCTGACCGTTCACAGCTATCGCACGCCCAATGAGATGGCGGCCTTCCACGCGATCGCGCGCGGTATCGCAGCCAAGACCTATCAGGAGCGCCTGCTCGGCGCCGCGCTGCCCGATACGCCGGCCTTCGTCAGGGCGATGACCGCTCTGGCCGCGGCGGATGACGTCCGGGCGTGGACGCTCGACGTGGACGGGGCGCCGGCGGCGTATCTCTACTGCCCGGCGCGCGGACGCGACCTGATCTACGAATATGTTGGGCACGACCCGGCGTTCGGTGCGCTGTCGGTCGGGACCCTGCTCCAGGTCGAGGCGCTCCGCGACCTGCTGGCCGAAGGTCGCTTCGCGCGGTTCGACTTCACGGAAGGGGAAGGGCAGCACAAGCGGACGCTGTCGACCGGCGGCGTGGCGTGCGTCGACCTGCTGCTGCTCCGGCGCACGCTGGCCAACCGCGCGGCGGTCGCGGCGCTGGGCGCGTTCGACGGCAGTGTGGCGCTGGCGAAGCGCGTGGTGGCGCGGGCGGGGCTGGAGGCGTTGGCGAAGCGCGTACGACGCGGCTGA
- a CDS encoding polysaccharide deacetylase family protein, which produces MTPVFLTIDTELMWRHHAAGLPTAEIVRRSLEPAGVGVAYQLEMLRRHGLKATFFVDPMPALVHGRDHVARVVDAILAGGQEVQLHLHPNWTAADAADRSAHARFELIEYSPTEQRALLEQARDLLVAAGAPVPIAFRAGSYAANDDTLAALTSLGFAYDSSHNGAHHPWPSAIQLPVRQIAPVVRGGLIEVPVTVIEDRAGALRHFQLCALSVGEMRAALDHAAAHTHAAVTIVSHGFELANRAGTHVNGVHVRRFDALCALLEARADRLPTAHFADRPALRLTAEDVPLGPNAWRTRWRQAEQLWSNLVSERAA; this is translated from the coding sequence ATGACCCCCGTCTTCCTGACCATCGACACCGAACTCATGTGGCGCCACCACGCCGCCGGGCTGCCGACCGCGGAGATCGTCCGCCGCTCGCTCGAACCCGCCGGGGTCGGCGTCGCCTATCAGCTCGAAATGCTGCGGCGTCATGGGCTGAAGGCGACTTTCTTCGTCGATCCGATGCCCGCGCTGGTCCACGGCCGCGATCATGTCGCGCGGGTGGTCGATGCGATCCTGGCCGGTGGCCAAGAGGTGCAGCTCCACCTCCACCCCAATTGGACCGCCGCCGATGCCGCCGACCGCAGCGCCCACGCCCGGTTCGAGCTGATCGAATATTCGCCGACCGAACAGCGCGCGCTGCTCGAACAGGCGCGCGATCTGCTCGTCGCTGCCGGCGCGCCGGTGCCGATCGCGTTCCGCGCGGGCAGCTATGCCGCGAACGACGACACGCTCGCGGCGCTGACCTCGCTCGGTTTCGCGTACGACAGCAGCCACAACGGCGCGCATCATCCGTGGCCCAGCGCGATCCAGCTGCCGGTGCGCCAGATCGCGCCGGTCGTGCGCGGCGGGCTGATCGAAGTACCGGTAACGGTGATCGAGGATCGCGCGGGCGCCCTGCGCCACTTCCAGCTCTGCGCCCTGTCGGTGGGGGAGATGCGCGCTGCGCTCGACCATGCCGCCGCCCATACCCATGCCGCGGTGACCATCGTCAGCCACGGCTTCGAACTCGCCAACCGCGCCGGCACCCACGTCAACGGCGTCCACGTCCGCCGCTTCGATGCCCTGTGTGCGCTGCTGGAGGCGCGGGCGGACCGGTTGCCGACCGCGCATTTCGCCGACCGCCCGGCGCTGCGGCTGACCGCTGAGGACGTGCCGCTCGGCCCCAACGCCTGGCGCACGCGCTGGCGACAGGCGGAGCAGCTCTGGTCGAACCTGGTATCGGAACGCGCGGCGTGA
- a CDS encoding N-6 DNA methylase — MSRQLINEYRAELDRLRAISGSQRESVLREAFKDLLKRWGKAHDLQFVAEHDLLTNRMTRIYVDGALLHSLRVPFGYWEAKDAADDLEAEIQAKFRKGYPRDNIVFTDDRTAVLWQDGAEVLRAGMQADDDSLLLLLTRFFAHERREIADFNRAVKKFAADLPHILVALRERIAEKHAASQDFADAVAAFLKHARDAINPAVSDDNVREMLIQHVLTEDIFAKVFNDPDFHRKNNVAAELYKLEDKLFDRGEKRTLLGALAPYYAGIEATAALIESHSEKQGFLKALYEDFYKAYNRKAADRLGVVYTPGEIVRFMIRSADWLCEKHFGKNLIDRGVEILDPATGTGTFIVELLEHFRGNHDKLRHKYKEELHANEVAILPYYVANLNIEATYQAITGQFAEYENLCFVDTLDNVAALGIYSGHQFDLLGGLADENMERVKRQNRRKISVIIGNPPYNAWQENYNQNNANRPYERVDQRIKQTYVREGTAQNMNSVYDMYTRFVRWASDRIGDEGIIAFVIGRKPIAKAAYDGFRKVAEREFSDIWLLDLGGDVRDNPKLSGTTHNVFGIQTGVMVALLVKRKGKGGAVIRYARRPEMETAADKLAWVGNARSFEGLPVETILPDKRHDWVDQATHGWTAFLPLVDPKSKNDARSTSTRAIFKLITNGAKTQRDEWVYDRSADDLSDKVRFLINAYEETRSDSQSQLRSAIKWDRELDKYRQKGIQKDF; from the coding sequence GTGAGCCGCCAACTGATCAACGAATATCGTGCCGAGCTGGACCGGCTGCGCGCCATTTCGGGCAGCCAGCGCGAGAGCGTGCTGCGCGAAGCGTTCAAGGACCTGCTGAAGCGTTGGGGCAAGGCGCACGACCTGCAATTCGTCGCCGAACACGACCTGCTGACCAACCGGATGACGCGCATCTATGTCGACGGCGCGCTGCTCCACAGTTTGCGCGTGCCCTTCGGCTATTGGGAAGCGAAGGACGCGGCCGACGACCTGGAGGCGGAAATTCAAGCCAAGTTCCGCAAGGGTTACCCGCGCGACAACATCGTCTTCACCGACGATCGCACCGCGGTGCTGTGGCAGGACGGTGCCGAAGTGCTGCGCGCCGGCATGCAGGCGGACGACGACAGCCTGCTGCTGCTGCTGACCCGCTTCTTCGCGCACGAACGCCGCGAGATCGCCGATTTCAACCGCGCGGTGAAGAAGTTCGCCGCCGACCTGCCCCACATCCTGGTCGCGCTGCGCGAACGGATCGCGGAGAAGCATGCGGCGTCCCAGGACTTCGCCGATGCGGTCGCCGCGTTCCTGAAACACGCCCGCGACGCGATCAATCCGGCGGTCAGCGACGACAATGTGCGCGAGATGCTGATCCAGCACGTTCTGACCGAGGACATCTTCGCCAAGGTGTTCAACGACCCCGATTTTCACCGCAAGAACAATGTCGCCGCCGAGCTGTACAAGCTGGAGGACAAATTGTTCGACCGCGGGGAGAAACGCACCCTGCTCGGCGCGCTGGCGCCCTATTACGCCGGGATCGAGGCGACCGCCGCGCTGATCGAGAGCCATTCGGAAAAGCAGGGATTCCTGAAGGCGCTCTACGAGGATTTCTACAAGGCGTACAACCGCAAGGCCGCCGACCGGCTGGGCGTCGTCTATACCCCGGGCGAAATCGTGCGGTTCATGATCCGCAGCGCTGACTGGCTGTGCGAGAAGCATTTCGGCAAGAACCTGATCGACCGCGGCGTCGAGATCCTGGACCCCGCGACCGGCACCGGCACCTTCATCGTCGAACTGCTGGAGCATTTCCGCGGCAACCACGACAAGCTGCGCCACAAATACAAGGAGGAACTGCACGCGAACGAGGTCGCGATCCTGCCGTACTACGTCGCCAACCTGAACATCGAGGCGACGTACCAGGCGATCACCGGGCAATTCGCGGAATATGAGAATCTGTGCTTCGTCGATACGCTGGACAACGTCGCGGCGCTGGGCATCTATTCAGGCCACCAGTTCGACCTGCTCGGTGGCCTGGCCGACGAGAATATGGAGCGGGTGAAGCGCCAGAACCGTCGCAAAATCAGCGTCATCATCGGCAACCCGCCCTACAATGCGTGGCAGGAAAACTATAACCAGAACAACGCCAACCGCCCCTACGAACGCGTCGACCAGCGCATCAAGCAGACGTACGTCAGGGAAGGCACGGCGCAGAACATGAACAGCGTGTACGACATGTACACGCGCTTCGTTCGCTGGGCGTCCGACAGGATCGGCGACGAAGGCATCATCGCCTTCGTCATCGGGCGCAAGCCGATCGCCAAGGCGGCCTATGACGGGTTCCGCAAGGTCGCCGAGCGAGAGTTCAGCGACATCTGGCTGCTGGATCTGGGTGGCGACGTGCGCGACAATCCCAAGCTGTCGGGCACGACGCATAATGTGTTCGGTATCCAGACCGGCGTGATGGTGGCGCTGCTGGTCAAGCGGAAGGGCAAGGGCGGTGCGGTGATCCGCTACGCACGGCGGCCGGAGATGGAGACGGCGGCCGACAAGCTGGCGTGGGTCGGCAATGCGCGGTCGTTCGAAGGATTGCCGGTCGAGACGATCTTGCCGGACAAGCGGCATGATTGGGTGGATCAGGCGACACACGGTTGGACGGCATTTCTGCCGTTGGTTGATCCCAAATCTAAGAATGATGCTCGATCAACAAGCACACGCGCTATTTTTAAGTTAATTACCAATGGTGCCAAGACACAGCGTGATGAATGGGTTTATGATCGAAGCGCTGACGACCTCTCAGACAAAGTGCGTTTTCTTATAAATGCATACGAAGAAACAAGAAGTGATTCTCAAAGCCAGCTTCGATCTGCTATCAAGTGGGATCGAGAGCTCGATAAATATCGACAAAAGGGCATTCAGAAAGATTTCTAG
- the uvrC gene encoding excinuclease ABC subunit UvrC — protein MSQPSPPSASRERCFVDRQSVLFLVQVELLGNRLAARAYHSVREHAALPSPLRIPKSARVIDPASPNRFNEEAATYTVRGSDAPDLEAGVAAIRNVVQTLPVRPGVYRMHDAKGDVLYVGKARALKNRVTNYTQVTRLTKRLQRMVAQTRSMTIVTTNNEAEALLLEAQLIKRYRPPYNVLLRDDKSFPFILLRADHDFPRIQKHRGARRAKGNYYGPFASAGSVNNTLNALQKLFLLRSCTDGFFKTRDRPCLLYQIKRCSAPCVGRIDKAGYADLVEDSKKFLAGKATDVQAKLGAQMTAAAENMDFELAAVLRDRLKALTFIQGTQFINAEGVGDADIFALACHEGVMGIQAFFIRGGQNWGHRSFFPAHTGEVAEDEVLTQFLAQFYEDVPPARTILLDRELPEGELLAQALGEAAGYKVALSVPQRGTRKRLMEQAQRNAREALERRLAESTTQARLNRELAELFELPEPPDRIEVYDNSHIQGTNALGAMVVAGPEGFRKGQYRKFNIKQAATDDDYAMMREVLTRRFARALEENPDRDSGEWPDLVLLDGGRGQLNAAKAVLEDLGIEDVVLVGVAKGPHHGREGREVFHLMDGRELTLPVNSPLLFYLQRLRDEVHRFAIGAHRAKRAKAIGASPLDEVPGIGPARKKALLMHFGTGRAVRNASLADLQKAPGVSAAVAQQVYDFYHAR, from the coding sequence ATGTCCCAGCCGTCGCCGCCGTCAGCCAGTCGGGAGCGATGCTTCGTCGATCGCCAGTCGGTTCTGTTCCTCGTCCAGGTCGAACTGCTGGGCAACCGATTGGCTGCAAGGGCGTACCATTCGGTGCGCGAACATGCCGCATTGCCCTCGCCCTTGCGGATTCCTAAGTCGGCACGCGTGATCGATCCCGCCTCCCCCAACCGATTCAACGAGGAAGCCGCCACCTATACCGTCCGCGGCAGCGACGCGCCCGACCTGGAGGCGGGGGTGGCGGCGATCCGCAACGTCGTCCAGACGCTGCCGGTGCGCCCCGGCGTGTACCGGATGCACGACGCCAAGGGCGATGTGCTGTACGTCGGGAAGGCGCGTGCGCTGAAGAACCGCGTGACCAACTATACCCAGGTCACCCGCCTGACGAAGCGGTTGCAGCGCATGGTTGCGCAGACGCGGTCGATGACGATCGTCACCACCAACAACGAGGCCGAGGCGCTGCTGCTCGAGGCGCAGCTGATCAAACGCTATCGCCCGCCCTACAACGTCCTGCTGCGCGACGACAAAAGCTTCCCCTTCATCCTGCTGCGCGCCGATCACGACTTCCCGCGCATCCAGAAGCATCGCGGCGCCCGGCGGGCGAAGGGCAATTACTACGGCCCCTTCGCCAGTGCCGGCAGTGTCAACAACACGTTGAATGCGCTGCAGAAGCTGTTCCTGCTGCGGTCGTGCACCGACGGCTTCTTCAAGACCCGCGACCGGCCGTGCCTGCTTTATCAGATCAAGCGCTGCTCGGCGCCGTGCGTCGGGCGGATCGACAAGGCGGGCTATGCCGACCTCGTCGAGGATTCGAAGAAATTCCTCGCCGGCAAGGCGACCGACGTCCAGGCGAAGCTCGGCGCGCAGATGACCGCTGCGGCGGAGAATATGGACTTCGAACTGGCCGCGGTGCTGCGCGACCGGCTGAAGGCGCTGACCTTCATCCAGGGCACGCAGTTCATCAATGCCGAAGGCGTCGGCGATGCCGACATCTTCGCGCTCGCCTGCCACGAAGGGGTGATGGGCATCCAGGCCTTCTTCATCCGCGGCGGCCAGAATTGGGGCCACCGCAGCTTCTTCCCCGCGCACACCGGCGAGGTTGCGGAGGACGAGGTGCTGACCCAGTTCCTCGCCCAATTCTACGAAGACGTGCCACCGGCGCGAACGATCCTGCTCGACCGCGAGTTGCCCGAGGGCGAGCTGCTCGCCCAGGCGCTGGGCGAGGCGGCGGGCTACAAGGTCGCGCTGTCGGTGCCCCAGCGCGGCACGCGCAAGCGGCTGATGGAGCAGGCGCAGCGCAACGCCCGCGAAGCGCTCGAACGGCGTCTGGCCGAAAGCACCACCCAGGCCCGGCTCAACCGCGAGCTCGCCGAACTGTTCGAACTGCCCGAGCCGCCCGACCGGATCGAGGTCTACGACAACAGCCACATCCAGGGCACCAATGCGCTGGGTGCGATGGTCGTCGCGGGGCCGGAGGGTTTCCGCAAGGGCCAGTATCGCAAGTTCAACATCAAGCAGGCGGCGACCGACGACGATTACGCGATGATGCGCGAAGTGCTGACCCGCCGCTTCGCCCGCGCGCTGGAGGAAAACCCCGACCGCGACAGCGGCGAATGGCCCGATCTGGTGCTGCTCGACGGCGGCCGTGGCCAGCTGAATGCAGCGAAGGCGGTGCTGGAGGATCTGGGGATCGAGGATGTGGTGCTCGTCGGTGTCGCCAAGGGCCCGCACCACGGCCGCGAGGGGCGCGAGGTCTTCCACCTGATGGACGGCCGCGAACTGACCCTGCCGGTCAACTCGCCCTTGCTCTTCTACCTCCAGCGCCTGCGCGACGAAGTCCACCGCTTCGCGATCGGCGCGCATCGGGCGAAGCGCGCGAAGGCGATCGGGGCGAGTCCGTTGGATGAAGTCCCCGGCATCGGTCCGGCGCGGAAGAAGGCATTGCTGATGCACTTCGGCACGGGGCGCGCGGTGCGCAACGCGTCGTTGGCGGATCTGCAGAAGGCGCCGGGGGTGAGTGCGGCAGTGGCGCAGCAGGTGTATGATTTTTATCACGCCCGCTAG
- a CDS encoding CsbD family protein, translated as MNKHEVRGGARYVGGKIEKAVGDAVDRRDWQVAGVVDQVAGAGENMFGRAQSVAEDVADATPGLIDHAREKLDAAADRATDAARRGARSAADLARQGDDRLLWAAGALIGGYALGWLVHGRRD; from the coding sequence ATGAACAAGCATGAAGTGCGCGGTGGCGCCCGCTATGTCGGTGGCAAGATCGAGAAAGCGGTCGGCGACGCGGTCGACCGCCGCGACTGGCAGGTGGCCGGGGTCGTCGACCAGGTCGCAGGCGCCGGCGAGAACATGTTCGGCCGCGCCCAGTCGGTCGCCGAAGACGTCGCCGACGCGACGCCAGGCCTGATCGACCATGCCCGCGAAAAGCTCGACGCCGCCGCCGACCGCGCGACCGACGCCGCGCGCCGCGGCGCCAGGTCGGCCGCCGACCTCGCCAGGCAGGGCGACGACCGCCTGTTGTGGGCGGCCGGCGCGCTGATCGGCGGCTATGCGCTGGGCTGGCTGGTTCACGGGCGTCGCGACTGA
- a CDS encoding PAS domain S-box protein produces MSTAPSLPSLKTLRETTDLRHLQQIVAGLDEGVVLIDPDESLLWANPAALAMHGVERLEQLGQTVDDYRARFQLRYRNNHRLDADDYPIGRVVAGEAFSEVVVEVTVAGEDAPRWVHQVRSLVLNDEDDGDPACVVMIVQDVTARYEAEDRFEQSFNANPAPAVICRLSDLRFVKVNQGFLDMTGHARDQVLCKTVYDIDVLRSAEQRDLAKERLAEGRTIPQMEAELELPGGGTKLVIVAGQPIDMGDEPCILFTFADLEPRRKAEAALRHSEERFTRTFQMAPIPMAIGARDGHLLCEVNASFTELTGYASPEIIGRSLADVGLWSSDATRTEIEAAIEAGRDLRGHEAGILARDGGRIESLVSTEVIHLGDDACVLWAFQDITQRKATELELVEAIEAVMKDASWFSRSIMDKLARLRAPQPDETGVGLNDLTAREREVLALICRGLDDKSIARTLGVSGNTVRNHVARIYGKIGVHRRTAAAAWARARGFDSDAVAIGQRERSE; encoded by the coding sequence ATGTCGACCGCCCCTTCCTTGCCGTCGCTGAAGACCCTTCGCGAGACCACGGACCTGCGGCATCTGCAGCAGATCGTCGCCGGTCTGGACGAAGGCGTTGTGCTGATCGACCCGGACGAGAGCCTGCTCTGGGCCAATCCGGCCGCGCTCGCCATGCATGGCGTCGAGCGGCTGGAGCAGCTGGGGCAGACGGTCGACGATTATCGTGCGCGCTTCCAGCTGCGCTATCGCAACAATCACCGGCTGGACGCCGACGATTATCCGATCGGCCGCGTCGTGGCGGGCGAGGCGTTTTCCGAAGTCGTGGTCGAAGTGACCGTGGCGGGCGAAGACGCGCCGCGCTGGGTCCATCAGGTCCGCAGCCTGGTGCTGAACGACGAAGATGACGGCGATCCCGCCTGCGTCGTGATGATCGTCCAGGACGTCACCGCGCGCTACGAGGCGGAGGATCGGTTCGAACAATCGTTCAACGCCAATCCGGCACCCGCCGTCATCTGCCGCCTGTCCGACCTGCGTTTCGTGAAGGTCAACCAGGGGTTTCTGGACATGACCGGTCACGCGCGCGACCAGGTGCTGTGCAAGACCGTCTACGACATCGACGTGTTGCGCAGCGCCGAGCAGCGCGACCTGGCGAAGGAGCGATTGGCCGAGGGCCGCACCATTCCGCAGATGGAGGCCGAGCTCGAGCTGCCGGGCGGCGGCACCAAGCTGGTCATCGTCGCAGGACAGCCGATCGACATGGGCGACGAGCCCTGCATCCTCTTCACCTTCGCCGATCTGGAGCCGCGGCGAAAGGCCGAGGCGGCGCTGCGCCATAGCGAGGAGCGGTTCACCCGCACCTTCCAGATGGCACCGATCCCGATGGCGATCGGGGCGCGCGACGGACATCTGCTGTGCGAAGTCAATGCCAGCTTCACCGAGCTGACCGGCTATGCCTCGCCCGAGATCATCGGCCGCTCGCTTGCCGACGTCGGCCTGTGGTCGAGCGACGCGACGCGCACCGAAATCGAAGCCGCGATTGAGGCCGGCCGCGACCTGCGCGGGCACGAGGCTGGCATCCTGGCCAGGGATGGCGGCCGGATCGAAAGCCTGGTGTCGACCGAGGTCATCCACCTGGGTGACGATGCCTGCGTGCTGTGGGCGTTCCAGGACATCACCCAGCGCAAGGCAACCGAGCTGGAGCTGGTCGAGGCGATCGAGGCGGTGATGAAGGACGCCAGCTGGTTCAGCCGATCGATCATGGACAAGCTCGCCCGGCTGCGCGCGCCGCAGCCCGACGAAACGGGCGTCGGTTTGAACGACCTGACGGCGCGCGAACGCGAGGTGCTGGCGCTGATCTGCCGCGGGTTGGACGACAAGAGCATCGCGCGAACGCTGGGCGTGTCGGGCAACACCGTGCGCAATCACGTCGCCCGCATCTACGGCAAGATCGGCGTGCATCGCCGCACCGCCGCGGCCGCCTGGGCACGGGCGCGCGGGTTCGACAGCGACGCGGTCGCGATCGGCCAGCGGGAGCGCAGCGAATGA
- a CDS encoding entericidin A/B family lipoprotein, whose protein sequence is MTRKIAVATSLAILFGVSACNTVNGAGKDLKSAGDAISGASGENGK, encoded by the coding sequence ATGACCCGCAAGATCGCCGTGGCGACCAGCCTGGCCATTCTGTTCGGCGTGAGCGCCTGCAACACCGTCAACGGCGCCGGTAAGGACCTAAAGTCCGCCGGCGACGCCATCTCGGGCGCGTCGGGCGAGAACGGGAAGTAA
- a CDS encoding amidohydrolase family protein — protein sequence MRRDAGRRRPAGRSRHAAHRAQIDGWGGFCVKDADGRIRSWTLTPSRPNFVPPPGAVDAHCHVFGPQADFPFSAKAKYLPQDADAPALFALRRQLGFSRNVIVQASCHGTDNRATLHAIAVSDGTCRGVAVVDPAIGDDELDALHVGGIRGVRFNFLKRLVDDAPKDKFLDVAHRIARLGWHVVVYFEADILDEMRPFLDAIPVPIVVDHMGRPDVRQGPDGADMTAFRALLDSRADIWTKVTCPDRLDPAGPPYADFVRAVRPLVEAYPDRVLWGTDWPHPNMETVLPDDGALVDVIPQIAPTDALQRKLLVDNPMRLYWPDEV from the coding sequence ATGCGTCGTGACGCTGGACGACGACGGCCAGCCGGTCGAAGCCGGCATGCTGCGCACCGCGCGCAAATTGATGGATGGGGAGGTTTTTGCGTGAAGGATGCCGATGGCCGGATTCGCAGCTGGACGCTGACCCCTTCGCGCCCGAACTTCGTCCCCCCGCCGGGTGCGGTCGATGCGCATTGCCACGTCTTCGGCCCGCAGGCGGACTTTCCGTTCAGCGCCAAGGCGAAATACCTGCCGCAGGACGCCGACGCGCCCGCGCTGTTCGCGCTGCGCCGGCAGCTGGGGTTCAGCCGCAACGTGATCGTCCAGGCGAGTTGCCACGGCACCGACAACCGCGCGACGCTCCATGCGATCGCGGTGTCGGACGGCACATGCCGCGGTGTCGCGGTGGTCGATCCGGCGATCGGCGACGACGAGCTCGATGCGCTGCATGTGGGCGGCATCCGCGGGGTCAGGTTCAATTTCCTGAAACGCCTGGTCGATGACGCGCCCAAGGACAAGTTCCTCGACGTCGCCCACCGGATCGCGCGGCTCGGCTGGCACGTCGTCGTCTATTTCGAAGCCGATATATTGGACGAGATGCGGCCCTTCCTGGATGCGATCCCGGTACCGATCGTCGTCGACCACATGGGCCGCCCCGACGTACGCCAAGGCCCCGACGGTGCGGACATGACCGCGTTTCGCGCACTGCTCGACAGCCGGGCGGATATCTGGACGAAGGTGACGTGCCCCGACCGGCTCGATCCGGCGGGACCGCCCTATGCCGATTTTGTCCGTGCGGTGCGGCCGCTGGTGGAGGCGTATCCCGATCGCGTGCTGTGGGGCACCGATTGGCCGCATCCGAACATGGAAACGGTGCTGCCCGACGACGGCGCTCTGGTGGACGTCATCCCGCAGATCGCGCCGACCGACGCATTGCAGCGCAAGCTGCTCGTCGACAATCCGATGCGCCTCTACTGGCCGGACGAGGTCTGA
- a CDS encoding 4-oxalomesaconate tautomerase, producing MWMRGGSSKGGYFLRDDLPADPATRDAFLLRVMGSPDPRQIDGMGGVDPLTSKVAVVSRSERPGVDVDYLFLQVFVDTAVVTDAQNCGNILAGVGPFAIERGLVPAQDGETRVAIFMENTGQVAVATVQTPGGRVTYAGDATISGVPGSAAPVPLAFRDTAGSSCGALLPTGNGVDTIDGIACTLIDNGMPCVVIAAGDVGITGYEDRETLDANTDMKARVEAIRLQAGPLMNLGDVAEKSVPKMMLVAAPQQGGAIAVRSLIPHRVHASIGVLGAVSVATACLIDGSPAAAVAQVPQGKRLTLGVEHPTGVTECVVTLDDDGQPVEAGMLRTARKLMDGEVFA from the coding sequence ATGTGGATGCGCGGGGGCTCGTCGAAGGGCGGCTATTTCCTGCGCGACGACCTGCCTGCCGACCCGGCGACCCGAGACGCCTTTCTGCTGCGCGTCATGGGCTCGCCCGATCCGCGCCAGATCGACGGGATGGGCGGCGTTGATCCGCTGACCAGCAAGGTCGCGGTCGTCAGCCGGTCGGAGCGCCCAGGCGTCGACGTCGACTATCTGTTCCTTCAGGTCTTCGTCGATACGGCCGTGGTCACCGATGCGCAGAATTGCGGCAACATCCTTGCCGGCGTCGGCCCCTTTGCGATCGAGCGTGGGCTGGTGCCGGCGCAGGACGGCGAAACCCGCGTCGCGATCTTCATGGAAAATACCGGGCAGGTTGCCGTCGCCACCGTCCAGACGCCGGGCGGGCGCGTGACCTATGCCGGCGATGCGACGATCAGCGGCGTGCCGGGCAGTGCAGCGCCGGTGCCGCTGGCGTTCCGCGATACCGCGGGGTCATCGTGCGGCGCGCTGCTGCCGACCGGGAACGGCGTCGACACGATCGACGGTATCGCCTGCACGCTGATCGACAACGGGATGCCGTGCGTGGTCATCGCCGCCGGCGACGTTGGCATAACCGGCTATGAGGATCGCGAGACGCTGGATGCGAACACTGACATGAAGGCCAGGGTCGAGGCGATCCGGTTGCAGGCCGGGCCGCTGATGAACCTGGGCGATGTCGCCGAAAAATCGGTGCCCAAGATGATGTTGGTGGCCGCGCCGCAGCAGGGTGGCGCGATCGCGGTACGTTCGCTGATCCCGCATCGCGTCCATGCCTCGATCGGGGTGCTCGGCGCCGTCAGCGTCGCCACCGCCTGCCTGATCGACGGCTCTCCTGCCGCCGCCGTCGCGCAGGTGCCGCAGGGCAAGCGACTGACGCTCGGCGTCGAGCATCCGACCGGCGTCACCGAATGCGTCGTGACGCTGGACGACGACGGCCAGCCGGTCGAAGCCGGCATGCTGCGCACCGCGCGCAAATTGATGGATGGGGAGGTTTTTGCGTGA